The nucleotide window TTGAGGATGCGGCGACGTAAGTCCTCGGAAATCGGTCGGGTCATCCCCCGAGCAGATCACGCCCGGAGGATCGGCTCAACCGGGCCCCGCTGTCAATCCGCGATATGGGATTGGGACACGATGGGACAGGTGGGGGACCTCCCCGTCGTGGGCGACTACGACGGCGACGGGTTCAGCGACCTGGCGGTCTACAGCCCACGCTGGCCGGCGAATGACGGCGGGGGCTACTTCACCGTCATCCACAGCTCCACGGGGACATCCCATGTGAAGTTCCTCGGAGGGGTCGGTGACGTCCCCGTCACGGGCGACTACGACGGCGATGGGAAGACGGACTTCGCGGTCTACCGGCCTCGCACGAGCACTCCCGCGGCGGGGGGTGACTACACCGTCACGTCCTCGAGAACCGGGCTCACGAGCGTGGTGAGCCGGCCCGGCGTGCGTCCGGGCGAGCTGCCCATGGGCCGAGCCGGGCAGCAGTAATCATCCCGCCTGGCGTGGTGGACTCGAATGTCCACCACGCCGCGCGGCGGCGTGCGTCATCCGCCTTCGTGTAACGGGCCTCGCCACAGCGCCCGTGGGTCGTGTGTCCCTGAAGGAGACAGCGCGGCGCTCCCCGCGTTTCGCAATCCGGGTACACGTGCCATGGCACATGGAGTGCTTCGTGCCGCGAGCCCCGCGCAACCCCGCGCGGGACTTCCCCCGAGGCTCTCCATGAAAAGGTCCGCCCCTCCCCTGCTCAAGCTGTGCGCGCTCGTGCTCACGCTCGCGCTTCCCTCGCTCTCACATGCCGCGCTGGTGACGTTCTGCTCGGGCGTGCTGGCGAGCTCCGGCCAGAGCTTCGTGAATTACAGCGGGACGTCGTCCGGACTCGCGAGCGGGATGTACCGGATGACCCTGTCACAGTCCGGCTCCTTCACCGTGCAGAACCTCCAGGGCTCGTGGAACGGGCTCGCCATCGGCGCCTTCCAGCCCATCACCGGCTCGGCGACCGTCTCCCTGAGCGGCATCATCCCCTCCGGGCTCCCCCCGGGACAGAGCGTCACCGTGACGCTCTTCATCCACAACACCCTGGGCCAGTTGGTGGACCAGAGCACCACCACGGTCTCCGTCAGCGGGCAGAGCCCCGGCTGGAACAAGGTCTGGACGGCGACCAGCCAGGGCGGCGTCGCCGCCTACGCGAAGCACTATGTCGGTGACTTCGACGGTGACGGCACCGAGGACCTGCTCGGCGTGGACACCAATGGCTGGATGACGATGTTCCACTACCGCAATGGCGACTGGCAGTGGGGCTGGAGCAACAACGGCTCTCCCAGCGCGGGCGGCGGCATCTACGACTATCGCAACAACCTGGTCATCGGCGACTTCGACGGGGACGGCAAGGACGAGGCCCTGGGCGTCGCCTCCTGGGTGACGCTGTTCCACTTCGACAACGGCACCTGGAACTGGGGCTGGAGCAGCTACGGCAGCACGTCCGACCAGCTCTTCGCCCACTCCAACGGGGGCGGCTACCTGTTCTCCGGCAACTTCGACCTGGCGGCCCCCGCCCAGAAGGATGAGCTTGTCGGTGTGAGCGCGAGCGGGTGGATCACCCTCTTCCGCCTCAACGCGGCGGGCACGGGCTGGGACTGGCTCTGGAGCACCCAGGGCAACACGGCGCATGGCATGTACGGCTACCGCCACCACCTGCGCAACGGCGGCGACACCAACGGCGACGGCAAGGAGGAGGTGCTGGGGCTCGCCAGCTGGGCGACGAACTTCCACTACGTGAACGGCGACTTCGCCTGGGGCTGGAGCACGTACGGCGCCAACCACATCGGCGGCGTGGGCTATCCGCAGGGCCCCCATGACGCGCTCCTGACGGGCAACATCGACTTCGTGGATGGCCGGGACGAGTGGTTCTTCATCCAGCGGGGCCCGACGGCCTCCTGGGCCATCACCGAGGACTGGGCCGGCAGCAACTTCGGCTGGAACTGGTCCAACCACAACTTCACCCCGGCCGCGCCCTTCATCGGCGACTGGCCGCTCGCGAACAATGGCGGCAGCAACGCCAGCTACCTGCTGGTCCGCGCCGTCGCCGGGCAGCCCAAGCACCTGGTCGCGCGCCGCACCTTCTGCTCCCACCGCGACATGCGCATGTACGTGATGAACAACCCCTGGGCCAACTACTGAGCCGATCCCGGACCGCACGAGCCGGTGAGGGGATTTCCAGCGGAGGTTCGTTCCATGC belongs to Myxococcus fulvus and includes:
- a CDS encoding FG-GAP repeat domain-containing protein → MGQVGDLPVVGDYDGDGFSDLAVYSPRWPANDGGGYFTVIHSSTGTSHVKFLGGVGDVPVTGDYDGDGKTDFAVYRPRTSTPAAGGDYTVTSSRTGLTSVVSRPGVRPGELPMGRAGQQ
- a CDS encoding FG-GAP repeat domain-containing protein, yielding MKRSAPPLLKLCALVLTLALPSLSHAALVTFCSGVLASSGQSFVNYSGTSSGLASGMYRMTLSQSGSFTVQNLQGSWNGLAIGAFQPITGSATVSLSGIIPSGLPPGQSVTVTLFIHNTLGQLVDQSTTTVSVSGQSPGWNKVWTATSQGGVAAYAKHYVGDFDGDGTEDLLGVDTNGWMTMFHYRNGDWQWGWSNNGSPSAGGGIYDYRNNLVIGDFDGDGKDEALGVASWVTLFHFDNGTWNWGWSSYGSTSDQLFAHSNGGGYLFSGNFDLAAPAQKDELVGVSASGWITLFRLNAAGTGWDWLWSTQGNTAHGMYGYRHHLRNGGDTNGDGKEEVLGLASWATNFHYVNGDFAWGWSTYGANHIGGVGYPQGPHDALLTGNIDFVDGRDEWFFIQRGPTASWAITEDWAGSNFGWNWSNHNFTPAAPFIGDWPLANNGGSNASYLLVRAVAGQPKHLVARRTFCSHRDMRMYVMNNPWANY